A genomic window from Punica granatum isolate Tunisia-2019 chromosome 2, ASM765513v2, whole genome shotgun sequence includes:
- the LOC116194608 gene encoding probable RNA-binding protein EIF1AD, which translates to MKAGRKNLQRATKEQDVTLQDGESIVQVVSLRGSNLIEVTDAKGLNSLALFPAKFQKTMWIKRGNFIIVDDSGKDKALESGSKVACIVSRVLSYDQVRVLQKSPQWPEAFKSPMSDEPNKSPQGQTSLGVEEEENDSDCSEDDGLPLLEANTNRIRPFELHGDTESDSDSDTDS; encoded by the exons ATGAAAGCGGGGAGGAAGAATCTGCAGAGAGCAACGAAGGAGCAAGATGTAACCCTTCAAGATGGGGAAAGCATTGTTCAAGTCGTCTCTCTCCGTGGTTCCAATCTTATTGAG GTGACAGATGCAAAAGGCCTGAATTCGCTGGCGTTGTTTCCGGCTAAGTTTCAGAAGACTATGTGGATAAAGCGAG GGAACTTCATTATCGTTGATGACAGCGGAAAGGATAAGGCACTCGAGTCAGGCAGCAAGGTGGCTTGTATTGTTTCTCGAGTCCTCTCCTATGATCAAGTCCGAGTACTTCAGAAGTCTCCTCAGTG GCCTGAAGCTTTCAAGTCCCCGATGTCGGATGAGCCCAATAAGAGTCCACAAGGACAGACCTCGCTAGgagtagaagaagaagagaacgACTCGGACTGCAGTGAAGATGACGGCCTTCCCCTTTTGGAAGCAAATACGAATAGGATCAGACCGTTTGAATTGCATGGGGATACTGAATCGGATTCTGATTCCGATACTGATTcttga
- the LOC116194198 gene encoding WRKY DNA-binding transcription factor 70-like yields the protein MAALIWPERLPQRVISELVNGREMAVQLQVLLRKDSRNHGSASAQEIAGKIMRSFTESIHLLSSVESGEVCDDGGSEDSDASKKRSELSGSKDGRGCYKRRKGSQTRTEISATTGDDYAWRKYGQKDILNAKFPRCYFRCTHKPDQGCRATKQVQRMEDNQQMYQITYIGVHTCRKTSRLSPQIITDTDPWELSDCSKNQAENNKYRVPATVKHEYYKEEDNPSDVTENSFTPLGLKFEREPMAGPDHDFGSLDVDELMASCVGLDASDFSFADWNCL from the exons ATGGCAGCCCTAATCTGGCCTGAGAGATTACCACAGAGAGTGATCAGTGAGCTTGTCAATGGCAGGGAGATGGCCGTTCAGCTCCAGGTCCTCCTCCGCAAGGACTCTAGAAATCACGGGTCCGCCTCGGCTCAGGAGATTGCCGGGAAGATCATGAGATCCTTCACCGAGAGCATTCACCTGCTGAGCTCCGTTGAGTCAGGTGAGGTGTGCGATGATGGAGGATCCGAGGACTCGGATGCCAGTAAGAAGAGATCCGAGCTTTCGGGTTCAAAGGATGGGCGAGGTTGCTATAAGAGAAG AAAGGGATCTCAGACAAGGACAGAGATTTCTGCCACTACAGGAGACGATTATGCATGGAGAAAGTATGGCCAGAAAGACATCCTCAATGCTAAGTTCCCAAG GTGCTACTTTAGGTGCACACACAAACCCGACCAAGGCTGCCGAGCAACAAAACAAGTCCAGAGAATGGAAGACAACCAGCAGATGTACCAAATCACATACATTGGAGTCCACACCTGCCGGAAAACGAGCAGATTGTCTCCACAGATAATCACGGACACCGACCCTTGGGAGCTCTCCGACTGCTCCAAGAACCAGGCAGAAAATAATAAGTACCGTGTCCCCGCCACAGTGAAGCACGAGTACTACAAGGAGGAGGACAACCCAAGCGACGTGACTGAGAACAGTTTCACGCCACTGGGTTTGAAATTCGAGAGGGAACCAATGGCAGGTCCCGACCACGATTTCGGTTCTCTAGACGTGGATGAGTTAATGGCCAGCTGTGTGGGGCTTGATGCTAGTGATTTTTCGTTTGCTGATTGGAATTGCTTGTGA
- the LOC116193969 gene encoding glycerol-3-phosphate dehydrogenase [NAD(+)] 2, chloroplastic isoform X2, with protein MAAVVEPAFFNITLTQSSSSLPSNPPLFLRFRRHKPPSRALIAGTSCSCLADTSHSQASSADLQLPQGTAASSSSASSSSDDNFVPDRTRDRRKVVRLAWEKLVRWSRSWRSKARTDVLERTKKVVVLGGGSFGTAMASHIANKKTQLEVHMLIRDPLVCQSINENHRNCKYFPEHKLPDNVIASTDPKSALSDADYCLHAVPVQFSSAFIEGIAEYVDPSLPFISLSKGLELNTLRMMSQIIPRSLRNPRQPFVALSGPSFALELMNKLPTAMVVASKDKKLANAAQQLLASSYLRISTSSDVTGVEIAGALKNVLAIAAGIVEGMNLGNNSMAALVAQGCSEIRWLATKMGAKPTTITGLSGTGDIMLTCFVNLSRNRTVGVRLGSGEKLDDILSSMNQVAEGVSTAGAVIALAQKYNVKMPVLTAVARIVDNELTPKKAVSELMNLPQVEEV; from the exons ATGGCGGCAGTGGTAGAGCCCGCCTTCTTCAACATCACACTCACTCAGTCGTCTTCTTCTCTTCCGTCCAATCCACCCCTCTTTCTCCGATTCCGCCGCCATAAACCGCCCTCGAGGGCCTTAATCGCCGGCACGTCCTGTTCTTGCTTGGCTGATACCTCTCATTCACAGGCTTCGTCGGCGGACCTCCAGCTCCCCCAGGGCACTGctgcttcttcctcctccgcGTCGTCTTCGAGTGACGATAACTTCGTCCCCGACCGGACCCGGGACCGCCGCAAAGTTGTGAGATTGGCCTGGGAGAAGTTGGTCCGGTGGTCCCGGTCGTGGCGGTCCAAGGCCAGGACCGACGTCCTTGAGCGCACCAAGAAG GTGGTGGTTCTTGGAGGTGGGTCCTTTGGTACTGCAATGGCGTCCCACATTGCGAACAAGAAAACCCAGCTGGAAGTTCATATGCTTATTCGTGATCCTTTGGTTTGTCAGTCCATCAATGAGAATCACCGGAATTG TAAGTACTTCCCAGAACACAAGCTACCGGATAATGTGATCGCTTCAACTGATCCAAAATCAGCATTATCAGATGCCGACTATTGCCTTCATGCTGTTCCAGTGCAG TTTAGTTCAGCTTTTATCGAGGGTATTGCGGAATATGTGGATCCATCACTACCTTTTATATCTCTTAGCAAAGGCTTGGAGCTCAATACACTGAGGATGATGTCCCAGATTATTCCTCGGTCGCTGAGGAATCCTCGACAACCTTTTGTTGCTCTGTCGGGGCCTTCTTTTGCTTTGGAGTTGATGAACAAATTACCAACAG CAATGGTGGTGGCTTCAAAAGACAAGAAACTAGCAAATGCCGCGCAGCAGCTCCTTGCTTCCAGTTACTTAAGAATCAGCACATCGAG TGATGTTACAGGAGTGGAAATTGCAGGTGCCCTTAAAAATGTGCTTGCAATAGCTGCGGGCATCGTTGAAGGGATGAATCTTGGCAATAATTCCATGGCCGCTCTCGTTGCTCAAGGCTGTTCCGAGATTCGGTGGCTTGCAACTAAG ATGGGTGCGAAACCAACTACAATCACAGGTCTGTCTGGAACGGGTGACATCATGCTGACATGCTTCGTGAATCTCTCGAGAAACAGAACGGTTGGTGTTCGACTCGGGTCGGGGGAGAAGCTCGATGATATCCTAAGCTCCATGAATCAG GTAGCTGAAGGTGTATCGACAGCTGGGGCAGTGATTGCGTTGGCCCAGAAATACAATGTGAAGATGCCCGTTCTGACTGCAGTCGCCCGAATCGTCGACAATGAGCTGACACCAAAGAAGGCCGTGTCAGAGCTTATGAATCTTCCTCAG GTTGAAGAAGTATGA
- the LOC116193969 gene encoding glycerol-3-phosphate dehydrogenase [NAD(+)] 2, chloroplastic isoform X1, whose amino-acid sequence MAAVVEPAFFNITLTQSSSSLPSNPPLFLRFRRHKPPSRALIAGTSCSCLADTSHSQASSADLQLPQGTAASSSSASSSSDDNFVPDRTRDRRKVVRLAWEKLVRWSRSWRSKARTDVLERTKKVVVLGGGSFGTAMASHIANKKTQLEVHMLIRDPLVCQSINENHRNCKYFPEHKLPDNVIASTDPKSALSDADYCLHAVPVQFSSAFIEGIAEYVDPSLPFISLSKGLELNTLRMMSQIIPRSLRNPRQPFVALSGPSFALELMNKLPTAMVVASKDKKLANAAQQLLASSYLRISTSSDVTGVEIAGALKNVLAIAAGIVEGMNLGNNSMAALVAQGCSEIRWLATKMGAKPTTITGLSGTGDIMLTCFVNLSRNRTVGVRLGSGEKLDDILSSMNQVAEGVSTAGAVIALAQKYNVKMPVLTAVARIVDNELTPKKAVSELMNLPQVILKLQSSHLIKRRKISRYDYYRSRRSFYCMPSPT is encoded by the exons ATGGCGGCAGTGGTAGAGCCCGCCTTCTTCAACATCACACTCACTCAGTCGTCTTCTTCTCTTCCGTCCAATCCACCCCTCTTTCTCCGATTCCGCCGCCATAAACCGCCCTCGAGGGCCTTAATCGCCGGCACGTCCTGTTCTTGCTTGGCTGATACCTCTCATTCACAGGCTTCGTCGGCGGACCTCCAGCTCCCCCAGGGCACTGctgcttcttcctcctccgcGTCGTCTTCGAGTGACGATAACTTCGTCCCCGACCGGACCCGGGACCGCCGCAAAGTTGTGAGATTGGCCTGGGAGAAGTTGGTCCGGTGGTCCCGGTCGTGGCGGTCCAAGGCCAGGACCGACGTCCTTGAGCGCACCAAGAAG GTGGTGGTTCTTGGAGGTGGGTCCTTTGGTACTGCAATGGCGTCCCACATTGCGAACAAGAAAACCCAGCTGGAAGTTCATATGCTTATTCGTGATCCTTTGGTTTGTCAGTCCATCAATGAGAATCACCGGAATTG TAAGTACTTCCCAGAACACAAGCTACCGGATAATGTGATCGCTTCAACTGATCCAAAATCAGCATTATCAGATGCCGACTATTGCCTTCATGCTGTTCCAGTGCAG TTTAGTTCAGCTTTTATCGAGGGTATTGCGGAATATGTGGATCCATCACTACCTTTTATATCTCTTAGCAAAGGCTTGGAGCTCAATACACTGAGGATGATGTCCCAGATTATTCCTCGGTCGCTGAGGAATCCTCGACAACCTTTTGTTGCTCTGTCGGGGCCTTCTTTTGCTTTGGAGTTGATGAACAAATTACCAACAG CAATGGTGGTGGCTTCAAAAGACAAGAAACTAGCAAATGCCGCGCAGCAGCTCCTTGCTTCCAGTTACTTAAGAATCAGCACATCGAG TGATGTTACAGGAGTGGAAATTGCAGGTGCCCTTAAAAATGTGCTTGCAATAGCTGCGGGCATCGTTGAAGGGATGAATCTTGGCAATAATTCCATGGCCGCTCTCGTTGCTCAAGGCTGTTCCGAGATTCGGTGGCTTGCAACTAAG ATGGGTGCGAAACCAACTACAATCACAGGTCTGTCTGGAACGGGTGACATCATGCTGACATGCTTCGTGAATCTCTCGAGAAACAGAACGGTTGGTGTTCGACTCGGGTCGGGGGAGAAGCTCGATGATATCCTAAGCTCCATGAATCAG GTAGCTGAAGGTGTATCGACAGCTGGGGCAGTGATTGCGTTGGCCCAGAAATACAATGTGAAGATGCCCGTTCTGACTGCAGTCGCCCGAATCGTCGACAATGAGCTGACACCAAAGAAGGCCGTGTCAGAGCTTATGAATCTTCCTCAGGTCATTCTCAAATTACAGTCGTCCCATCTCATTAAACGAAGAAAGATAAGTCGATATGACTATTATCGATCTAGAAGGTCCTTTTACTGCATGCCATCCCCAACCTAA
- the LOC116195221 gene encoding uncharacterized aarF domain-containing protein kinase At5g05200, chloroplastic yields MAVSAIRVASCGRLPLLHHSQSSASTWSLRSKKLNYRSKGLTLFAQYSQAQERFSSSRFQDSIQNLPKLVEDIVQTSINTGPRGAIRLAQGVQAVIGVGGEWLSDVSRSTNSSASLPTQLQLGLLSPVYLRKLFERMGATYIKLGQFIASAPTLFPKEYVEEFQKCFDKAPAIPFQEIQAILREELGRPIDTVFEYVDPTPLASASIAQVHSARLRGSQEDVVIKVLKPGIEDILVADMNFVYIVSRILEFLNPELTRTSLVGIVKDIRESMLEEVDFYKEAANIESFRRYLEEMGLTRQATAPRVYQYCSTKRVLTMERLYGVPLTDLDSISSLVPSPETSLITALNVWFGSLLACETFHADVHAGNLWLLRDGRIGFLDFGIVGRISPRTWAAMEVFLTSIATQEYESMASALIEMGATNKDVDTRAFAKDLEKIFSSIQDLDTEIVVATARGTSTNATAVSANLLVDERQMNALFLDVVRVSESYGLRFPREFALLMKQLLYFDRYTRLLAPNLNMLQDQRITIVSNRSNYSNSIN; encoded by the exons ATGGCTGTTTCGGCGATCAGAGTCGCCTCCTGCGGTCGATtgcctcttcttcatcattcTCAG TCTTCAGCCTCAACTTGGTCTCTTCGGTCCAAGAAGCTGAATTATCGGTCAAAGGGTCTCACTCTCTTTGCCCAGTACTCGCAAGCTCAGGAGCGCTTCTCCTCTTCTCGCTTCCAAG ACAGCATTCAGAATCTGCCCAAATTGGTGGAAGACATTGTCCAGACATCAATAAACACAGGTCCTCGAGGAGCCATAAGGCTAGCTCAAGGTGTTCAAGCTGTTATTGGGGTTGGTGGGGAGTGGCTATCTGATGTATCAAGG TCGACAAACTCGTCTGCTAGTTTACCGACCCAGCTACAGCTTGGATTGCTTTCCCCAGTTTATCTAAGAAAACTGTTTGAACGCATGGGAGCAACTTATATTAAATTGGGGCAG TTCATAGCATCAGCGCCCACGCTTTTCCCAAAAGAGTATGTAGAGGAATTTCAGAAATGCTTCGATAAAGCCCCGGCAATTCCTTTTCAAGAGATCCAAGCGATTTTGCGTGAAGAATTGGGGAGGCCAATTGATACAGTTTTTGAATATGTCGACCCGACTCCCCTTGCCTCAGCCTCCATAGCTCAG GTTCACAGTGCAAGGCTTAGGGGCTCCCAAGAAGATGTAGTTATAAAGGTCTTGAAACCTGGAATAGAGGACATTCTAGTTGCTGATATGAACTTTGTGTACATTGTGTCACGTATCTTGGAGTTCTTGAATCCCGAGCTGACTCGAACATCACTG GTGGGTATTGTGAAAGATATACGAGAATCAATGCTGGAAGAAGTGGACTTCTACAAGGAGGCTGCGAATATCGAGTCCTTCAGGAGATACTTGGAAGAGATGGGACTGACTAGACAAGCCACTGCCCCAAGGGTCTACCAGTATTGCAGTACTAAGCGAGTTTTGACTATGGAAAGGCTGTATGGAGTTCCTCTTACTGACCTTGACTCCATTAGTTCGCTTGTGCCTAGTCCAGAAACCAGTCTCATCACTGCCCTTAACGTTTG GTTTGGGAGTTTACTTGCCTGTGAGACTTTCCATGCTGATGTACACGCTGGCAATCTGTGGTTGTTACGTGATGGTCGAATTGGGTTTCTTGATTTTG GGATTGTTGGACGCATATCTCCGAGAACATGGGCAGCCATGGAAGTGTTCCTGACGTCAATTGCCACTCAAGAATACGAGTCCATGGCGTCTGCTTTGATTGAAATGGGTGCCACGAACAAGGATGTTGATACACGGGCCTTTGCCAAAGACCTTGAGAAGATTTTCTCGTCAATTCAG GATTTGGATACGGAAATTGTCGTTGCAACCGCTAGAGGGACCAGCACAAATGCGACTGCAGTCTCTGCAAATCTTCTCGTTGATGAAAGGCAGATGAATGCTCTTTTCTTGGACGTG GTTCGGGTCAGTGAATCTTATGGACTAAGGTTCCCGAGGGAGTTTGCACTCCTCATGAAGCAGCTTCTCTACTTCGACCGGTACACCCGTTTGCTGGCACCAAATCTGAACATGCTTCAGGACCAGCGGATAACTATCGTCTCGAACCGTAGTAACTACAGCAATAGTATCAACTGA
- the LOC116197750 gene encoding rhodanese-like domain-containing protein 7 produces MSLPMLRSRAPPLPVPLLGMLSSLFPKPNPILFTPHSSVSSSGSLHPLTLSSDRKKLSPAHRSCCFSSMTISRCFSGAAGADPIPVPSAQEPKVPVSNPDSQALVVVSFYKFADFPDHAELRKPLKDLCEELRVSGGIILAPEGINGSICGTRESVEKVLGFIQEDDRLNGLRQIESPVSPEEEALHHGHSSSSPLAAGEDAPFRWDHVRVKLKKEIVSLGMPTVSPIERVGKYISPGDWNALISDPDTVVIDVRNDYETRIGKFKGAVDPCTAAFREFPSWVENQFQLPESSGQHLMAEENCSNANGSPETEIPKQRMPQRVAMYCTGGIRCEKASSFLLSKGFKEVYHLKGGILKYLEEVPEAESMWEGECFVFDKRVSVEHGLVPGTFKLCYGCKQPVSDEDMEAPEWEYGVSCPHCYYSKSEEEKERARARQRQFETWGIIGGPDKGRRPALKLDNMKENSYSKNSNTRHSSSV; encoded by the exons ATGTCATTGCCGATGCTCCGGTCGAGAGCGCCCCCATTACCGGTACCACTGCTGGGGATGCTCTCATCCCTATTCCCTAAGCCGAACCCCATCCTCTTCACTCCCCATAGCTCTGTCTCTTCTTCCGGCTCACTTCACCCCCTCACCCTCTCCTCCGACCGTAAGAAACTTTCTCCAGCTCACCGGAGCTGCTGTTTCAGCAGCATGACCATCTCCAGATGCTTTTCCGGAGCAGCAGGAGCCGACCCGATTCCGGTCCCTTCAGCGCAGGAGCCGAAGGTTCCGGTTTCCAACCCCGATTCTCAGGCTCTGGTGGTGGTCTCCTTCTACAAGTTCGCGGATTTCCCTGACCACGCTGAGCTGCGGAAACCCTTGAAGGACCTCTGCGAGGAATTG CGTGTGTCAGGTGGTATCATCCTTGCGCCAGAAGGGATCAATGGCAGCATCTGTGGGACCCGTGAATCAGTTGAAAAAGTTCTTGGATTCATCCAGGAGGATGATCGGTTAAATGGGCTCAGACAGATCGAATCTCCGGTGAGTCCTGAAGAAGAGGCTCTTCATCATGGACATAGTAGCAGCTCTCCTCTTGCAGCTGGGGAAGATGCCCCCTTCCGTTGGGATCACGTCAGAGTCAAGCTGAAGAAAGAG ATTGTTTCTCTTGGAATGCCTACTGTGTCACCCATTGAGAGGGTTGGGAAGTATATAAGCCCTGGGGACTGGAACGCACTGATCAGTGATCCGGATACA GTGGTGATCGATGTGCGCAATGACTATGAAACGAGAATTGGGAAATTCAAAGGAGCAGTTGATCCATGCACTGCAGCCTTCAGGGAGTTTCCTTCTTGGGTGGAGAACCAGTTCCAACTTCCTGAATCGAGTGGTCAGCATTTAATGGCAGAGGAGAATTGTTCAAATGCAAATGGCAGTCCAGAAACTGAAATCCCGAAACAGAGGATGCCTCAGCGGGTTGCAATGTATTGCACAGGAGGAATTCGGTGCGAGAAAGCTTCAAGTTTCCTCCTGAGCAAGGGTTTCAAAGAG GTTTATCACTTGAAAGGTGGAATATTGAAGTACCTCGAGGAAGTTCCGGAGGCAGAGAGCATGTGGGAAGGGGAGTGCTTCGTTTTTGACAAGCGGGTATCTGTTGAGCATGGTTTAGTACCGGGAACTTTCAAGCTCTGCTATGGCTGCAAGCAACCTGTAAGTGACGAGGACATGGAAGCACCGGAGTGGGAGTATGGAGTCTCATGTCCCCACTGTTACTACTCCAAGTCCGAGGAAGAGAAGGAGAGGGCAAGAGCTCGACAGAGGCAGTTCGAGACATGGGGCATCATTGGTGGGCCTGATAAAGGTCGAAGGCCAGCACTGAAGTTGGATAATATGAAGGAGAACAGCTATAGTAAGAACAGCAATACTAGGCACTCGAGTTCGGTTTAG
- the LOC116195219 gene encoding protein ENHANCED DISEASE RESISTANCE 4-like, producing MTNEMTPKVRLVKCPKCRKLLPEPAGAPIYSCGGCGAILRAKPKTGDAQMKRPHYYSSPENKDSRDLNREVAAPSPSPDLQSEEDKDLSSSIQTVSVDSNTEGHEESDRICSSTELSTPLQEPKSDESAKVCSSTDLAPHDNQELLPNLTPSNNANVGHENSECVVVQSEGEMKSDGSGKGFETVSTSIPVDSESAIKAHSSINGDLKILEKPASGEYLDSLPTRSKTIAGVVPDDEMGYQAYSMHVVDSKHVYDEASTAVSKDSLSKEWSIQQKPPISRDPMKICRTTSSKSIPLASCMDKLTSEGLGTVRRGHPTRYRTQSDGVELPLHEWGHQVSSAGGEGPASQLIRNPLYSSTSYPGERSENFLPQDKEELLRIVTELENQLKGMHNAEEEKSIGSNFYNYQRFSHQFDHPYLHHNFHDPYEPTSSYLSSPQPHVYTTTHSWDCETKSDDQMYGFLGLKNLREKTHLPRRHFRPIAGASPLITCYSCFELLQLPEDFLVSRRKRCHWLRCGACSVVLKFSLQNGIHIAPYPPELDNHDDSNRKNQEEMRPSDGCGVTISKSCSSEGEPTLLAPTLPLQDKADDDPRDYVSSEDLKAGSKEASRKNRSSALHQLMGYSSVTQMLS from the exons ATGACGAATGAAATGACTCCAAAAGTTCGACTCGTCAAGTGCCCGAAGTGCCGGAAGCTTCTCCCGGAGCCAGCAGGTGCTCCTATATACAGTTGCGGTGGATGTGGAGCAATTCTTCGAG CAAAACCTAAAACTGGCGATGCTCAGATGAAAAGGCCGCACTATTATTCTTCTCCTGAGAATAAAGATTCAAGGGACTTAAATCGTGAAGTAGCTGCTCCTTCCCCATCTCCGGATCTTCAGAGTGAAGAAGACAAAGACTTGTCTAGCAGCATTCAGACAGTGTCTGTTGACTCTAATACAGAAGGACATGAAGAGTCCGACAGAATTTGTTCTTCGACTGAGCTTTCTACTCCCTTACAGGAACCAAAGTCCGATGAATCTGCTAAGGTTTGTTCTTCAACTGATCTTGCTCCTCATGATAACCAGGAACTGTTACCAAACCTGACACCAAGTAACAATGCAAATGTCGGTCATGAGAACTCAGAATGTGTAGTAGTTCAATCAGAAGGAGAAATGAAAAGTGATGGATCCGGCAAGGGCTTCGAAACTGTCAGTACAAGTATTCCAGTGGATAGCGAATCGGCTATCAAAGCTCATTCTAGTATCAATGGTGATCTAAAGATTTTGGAGAAACCCGCAAGTGGTGAATATCTCGACTCTCTCCCTACACGAAGCAAAACCATTGCAGGGGTTGTTCCAGATGATGAGATGGGGTACCAGGCTTACAGCATGCATGTTGTTGATTCGAAACATGTTTATGATGAAGCAAGTACTGCAGTTTCAAAAGACAGCCTTAGCAAGGAGTGGTCCATTCAGCAGAAACCACCCATAAGTCGTGATCCCATGAAAATTTGTAGGACGACAAGTTCCAAGTCAATTCCATTGGCTTCATGTATGGATAAGTTAACTAGTGAAGGGCTTGGCACAGTGAGAAGAGGCCATCCTACTAGATATAGGACCCAATCGGATGGTGTTGAGCTACCACTTCACGAGTGGGGCCACCAAGTCAGCTCTGCCGGTGGTGAAGGACCCGCGAGTCAATTGATCAGAAACCCCCTGTACAGCTCGACCTCTTACCCAGGAGAGAGGTCCGAAAATTTCCTTCCACAGGACAAGGAGGAGCTCCTGAGGATAGTGACTGAACTCGAGAACCAACTGAAGGGAATGCACAACGCAGAAGAGGAGAAGTCCATCGGCTCCAACTTCTATAACTACCAGAGATTCAGCCACCAGTTTGATCATCCCTATCTCCATCACAATTTTCACGATCCATACGAGCCCACCAGCTCTTATTTGTCAAGCCCACAGCCACATGTTTACACTACAACCCACTCGTGGGATTGTGAGACCAAGTCCGACGATCAAATGTATGGGTTCCTTGGATTGAAGAACTTGAGAGAGAAGACTCATCTTCCAAGGAGGCACTTTCGGCCGATTGCTGGTGCGTCCCCACTGATAACCTGTTACAGCTGCTTCGAACTTCTTCAACTTCCTGAAGATTTTCTCGTTTCCAGAAGAAAACGGTGCCACTGGCTGAGATGCGGTGCTTGTTCTGTAGTTCTGAAGTTTTCTCTCCAGAATGGGATCCATATAGCTCCATACCCACCAGAACTAGACAATCATGACGACTCCAACAGAAAGAACCAAGAAGAAATGCGTCCTTCTGATGGTTGTGGAGTTACAATCAGTAAAAGCTGCTCTTCAGAAGGTGAGCCTACTTTATTAGCACCGACTCTTCCCTTGCAAGACAAGGCAGATGATGACCCGAGGGATTATGTTTCCTCTGAGGACTTAAAGGCGGGAAGCAAGGAGGCTTCCCGTAAAAATCGCTCATCCGCACTTCATCAGCTCATGGGCTACTCTTCAGTTACCCAAATGCTAAGTTGA
- the LOC116197291 gene encoding WRKY transcription factor 55-like, whose protein sequence is MDKEAKSLILNGCKLARDLESRLQTLMDQPDDTIASTCEAIARVFHGARKRLIVASSSSGEGKVNCAQIQTSGCLETRSNNMVGSAETEIAGRINPGGSATILHRVEGGGNVRTMPVAVSPDSGRGSASSSHGTSRRRDRPHRSSIRVPVPEIGNPDLPPDDGHTWRKYGQKKILHSEYPRGYYRCTHRKLYDCPAKRMVQRLDADPSTFEVTYIDHHTCHLSSTAPSLVPVPPPSSLPPADHMDDVDHLMMTTVTPLSMGLRTQGGIACSGGGIQGTASGDREAEYAVSQMADEMFNSRCTGSTSSNIMDLIFLAEAEEDRRAASVGKSQ, encoded by the exons ATGGATAAAGAGGCCAAATCTTTGATTCTTAATGGGTGCAAGTTGGCCAGAGACCTCGAATCGCGACTACAAACCCTCATGGACCAACCTGACGACACTATTGCCAGCACTTGTGAAGCAATAGCGAGAGTCTTTCACGGAGCCAGGAAGAGGCTCATCGTCGCAAGTAGCTCCTCTGGTGAAGGGAAGGTGAACTGTGCTCAAATTCAGACATCGGGATGTCTAGAGACCAGATCAAATAACATGGTGGGGTCTGCTGAAACTGAAATCGCGGGCAGAATCAACCCTGGGGGTTCTGCAACGATTCTTCACAGGGTTGAAGGAGGGGGAAATGTTCGGACTATGCCAGTGGCTGTATCGCCAGATTCCGGCCGAGGTTCCGCTTCCTCATCACATGGCACATCGAGAAG GAGGGATAGGCCACATCGGTCTAGCATTAGAGTGCCAGTTCCTGAAATTGGGAACCCCGATCTCCCACCAGACGACGGGCATACTTGGAGAAAATATGGTCAGAAAAAGATCCTCCACTCCGAATACCCCAG GGGATACTATAGGTGCACTCACCGGAAATTATACGATTGTCCTGCAAAGAGGATGGTACAGCGGCTTGATGCTGATCCCTCGACCTTTGAGGTGACGTACATCGATCACCACACTTGTCACTTGTCATCCACAGCTCCATCCTTGGTCCCCGTACCTCCACCCAGCAGCCTGCCACCAGCCGATCACATGGATGATGTTGATCATTTGATGATGACTACCGTGACACCACTCTCCATGGGATTGAGGACCCAAGGAGGCATCGCCTGCAGTGGAGGCGGAATACAAGGCACGGCGTCTGGAGATCGGGAAGCTGAGTATGCTGTGTCCCAAATGGCTGACGAGATGTTCAATAGCCGCTGCACAGGGAGTACCAGTAGCAATATCATGGACTTGATCTTCCTAGCCGAAGCTGAGGAAGATAGGCGTGCTGCATCGGTGGGCAAATCACAGTAA